One window from the genome of Mumia sp. ZJ1417 encodes:
- a CDS encoding MMPL family transporter: protein MERLARACQSARWFVVVGWILVVVALSALSGTFGGETSDDYELPGSPSDRAVQILEAGGFSSGAGTQAQLVLHREDGLDQAPVREQVASMVDEVADRVPDASVVGPFAPEGAHQLSPDRTTGYVMVGLPTQDAEATAELRDDLADLRETFASDGLTVEVGGLGAEQESESGPPSEMIGVLAAIVILLFAFGSVFAMVLPILVGVVGAASGVALVGLGARAVDMPSFAAPVAAMIAIGVGIDYALLVVTRYREVLAAGAHPARAVVLAQSTAGRSVLFAGVTVVIASLGLVLMDLKVITGVAMGIAGSVLVTMLAAVTLLPAMLAITGRRIDRLSVHRRRTTSDGGRLARRWSRVVQRRPWPAALAATAVLVLLTLPVLDLRLGFSDAGTRPTSDTSRRAYDLVAQGFGPGANGPLVVAAALEEGAGPDEVETLADTLAATPGVAATTPPVFSAAGDVAFLQVIPTTGPQDEATTDLVHRIRDDVVPASDGLEVALGGATAAAVDFADYTAERLPLFLAVVLGAALVLLVAVFRGLAVAIKAVLVNLLSLGAAFGAVVAVFQWGWGVELLDLGASAPIEAWVPMMLIAIVFGLSMDYEVFLLSRIREEYDRTGDNAAAVAEGLARTARVISAAAAIMVCVFGSFVLGSSRELQLFGFGLAFAVFIDATLVRLVLVPAVMELLGDRNWWIPRWLDRALPRLTIEASRGPRGER from the coding sequence ATCTTGGAGGCCGGCGGGTTCTCGTCCGGCGCCGGGACGCAGGCACAGCTCGTGCTGCACCGCGAGGACGGGCTGGACCAGGCGCCGGTGCGTGAGCAGGTGGCGTCGATGGTCGACGAGGTCGCGGACCGCGTCCCGGACGCGAGCGTCGTCGGTCCGTTCGCCCCCGAGGGTGCCCACCAGCTCTCGCCTGACCGTACGACCGGCTACGTCATGGTCGGGCTGCCCACCCAGGACGCGGAGGCAACCGCGGAGCTTCGGGACGACCTGGCCGACCTGCGCGAGACCTTCGCCTCCGACGGGCTGACTGTGGAGGTCGGCGGCCTCGGTGCGGAGCAGGAGAGCGAGAGCGGCCCGCCGAGCGAGATGATCGGCGTCCTCGCAGCCATCGTGATCCTGCTCTTCGCCTTCGGGTCCGTGTTCGCGATGGTGCTGCCGATCCTGGTCGGTGTCGTCGGAGCGGCGAGTGGCGTCGCCCTGGTGGGACTCGGAGCGCGGGCCGTCGACATGCCCAGCTTTGCCGCCCCGGTCGCGGCGATGATCGCGATCGGTGTCGGCATCGACTACGCGCTGCTCGTCGTCACGCGTTATCGGGAGGTTCTCGCGGCTGGCGCGCACCCGGCTCGCGCGGTCGTCCTCGCGCAGAGCACCGCCGGCCGGTCGGTCCTGTTCGCCGGTGTGACAGTAGTCATCGCCTCGCTCGGCCTGGTGCTGATGGACCTCAAGGTCATCACCGGGGTCGCCATGGGTATCGCGGGCTCGGTGCTCGTCACCATGCTGGCGGCCGTCACGCTGCTGCCCGCGATGCTGGCGATCACCGGCCGGCGGATCGACCGGCTCTCGGTGCACCGGCGTCGTACGACCTCCGACGGCGGACGTCTCGCCCGCCGGTGGAGCCGTGTGGTGCAGCGCAGGCCGTGGCCGGCCGCCCTTGCGGCGACCGCGGTGCTCGTCCTGCTCACGCTTCCGGTCCTCGACCTGCGGCTCGGGTTCTCCGACGCCGGCACGCGCCCGACCAGCGACACCAGCCGGCGGGCGTACGACCTCGTGGCGCAGGGCTTCGGCCCAGGCGCCAACGGCCCGCTGGTCGTCGCGGCCGCGCTGGAGGAGGGTGCGGGTCCTGACGAGGTGGAGACCCTGGCCGACACGCTGGCAGCAACGCCAGGTGTCGCCGCGACGACTCCACCGGTGTTCTCTGCTGCGGGCGACGTTGCGTTCCTCCAGGTGATCCCGACGACAGGCCCGCAGGACGAGGCGACGACCGACCTCGTGCACCGCATCCGCGACGACGTCGTGCCCGCGAGCGACGGGCTCGAGGTCGCGCTCGGTGGGGCGACGGCGGCGGCGGTCGACTTCGCCGACTACACCGCGGAGCGCCTTCCGCTCTTCCTTGCGGTCGTGCTCGGCGCGGCGCTCGTGCTGCTTGTCGCCGTGTTCCGCGGGCTCGCGGTCGCGATCAAGGCGGTGCTCGTCAACCTGCTCTCACTCGGTGCCGCGTTCGGGGCGGTGGTGGCGGTGTTCCAGTGGGGGTGGGGTGTCGAGCTGCTCGATCTCGGCGCCAGCGCGCCCATCGAAGCGTGGGTGCCGATGATGCTGATCGCGATCGTCTTCGGACTGTCGATGGACTACGAGGTCTTCCTCTTGTCCCGCATCCGCGAGGAGTACGACCGTACGGGCGACAACGCGGCCGCCGTGGCCGAGGGGCTCGCGCGTACGGCGCGGGTCATCTCGGCGGCCGCGGCGATCATGGTGTGCGTCTTCGGCAGCTTCGTGCTGGGGTCCAGCCGTGAGCTGCAGCTGTTCGGGTTCGGGCTCGCGTTCGCGGTCTTCATCGACGCGACGCTGGTGCGGCTCGTGCTCGTACCGGCGGTCATGGAGCTGCTCGGTGACCGCAACTGGTGGATCCCCCGCTGGTTGGACCGTGCCCTGCCCCGCCTGACCATCGAGGCGTCGCGCGGTCCTCGGGGTGAGCGGTGA